From the Hevea brasiliensis isolate MT/VB/25A 57/8 chromosome 15, ASM3005281v1, whole genome shotgun sequence genome, one window contains:
- the LOC110655326 gene encoding uncharacterized protein LOC110655326 has product MGKSFSGKRKRSKYSSQGRTKKRSKTKRSRSKKLRRQDGSVSYSRDDSRSPLSISSSSEDTYLGRRSQSRSFTRKDVKGTKRRARSYSCSSGSEESCCLRKQKGSRRNDDSKARKKKTRNKKKKKSRRNASNSSRSSGSWSCSTCRSSSSSSDESEYENHRGRSERRDNDTRKLKKVKSGTKRSRYRSRSCSSCSRHNENSDYRSEEKVTGGNISKRLRSIITLTKEDEERKDLDWDEHKEEIIYDHDDYPSSKSNDSNDGGNKMVSAHQSHVAFDKIRPIETEEREDTSVLNIKTTKLIDSHEEGDGHYVGSKPAWEGVRTNDAIEEKNNDMSKASGNVNGDDLESILRQKALENLRRFRGGFLANAMSAANQKDTSDGTLKSPSSTKAELSEIESPKDDGARDKRNTANSMQKDEKIVDGKNGHNEFVPAKNNAHLPNQEGVAGNEKVRMSFGSGFNKPRLVRSALKRALSNATTAAVEMPASQVSNKAKLVNLSRVGKHASGNDKSDKVNNASSVASAKSSSCLVPIGEDVGLNKLQDEGKEVAQLENKAESSVTPLNSSGHGGTVNNASSSTSAEPSSHLTSAATDKSSDKVQDDYKDGSQLERKTMSVMRGGEMVQVSYKVYIPKRAPALTRRQLKR; this is encoded by the exons GGTCGAACAAAGAAGAGAAGTAAGACTAAGAGAAGTAGATCAAAGAAGCTTCGGCGTCAGGACGGTTCAGTTTCTTATTCTAGAGATGATTCAAGAAGTCCATTATCCATTTCCTCCAGTTCTGAGGATACTTACCTAGGTAGAAGGTCTCAATCTAGGTCTTTCACTCGCAAGGATGTGAAGGGGACTAAAAGGAGGGCTCGCTCTTACTCTTGTTCTTCTGGCAGTGAGGAGTCTTGTTGCTTGAGAAAGCAGAAAGGGTCAAGGAGAAATGATGATTCTAAGGCAAGGAAGAAAAAAACTaggaacaagaaaaagaagaaatctaGGAGAAATGCAAGTAATAGTTCTAGGAGCAGTGGGTCTTGGAGTTGTTCAACTTGTCGGAGTTCAAGTAGTAGTAGTGATGAGAGTGAATATGAGAACCATAGGGGCAGGTCTGAAAGAAGAGACAACGAcacaagaaaattgaagaaagttAAGAGTGGAACTAAAAGGAGTAGATATAGATCAAGGAGTTGTTCTTCTTGTAGTAGACATAATGAAAATAGTGATTACCGGAGTGAGGAGAAAGTGACTGGTGGGAACATTTCAAAGCGGCTGAGATCAATTATTACCCTTACAAAGGAGGATGAGGAGAGAAAAGATTTGGATTGGGATGAGCACAAAGAGGAGATAATATATGATCATGATGATTACCCATCTAGCAAAAGCAATGATAGTAATGATGGGGGAAATAAGATGGTGTCAGCTCATCAATCACATGTTGCATTTGATAAGATAAGGCCCATAGAGACTGAGGAAAGAGAAGATACTTCTGTTTTAAACATTAAGACCACGAAGCTTATAGACAGTCATGAAGAGGGAGATGGCCACTATGTGGGTAGTAAACCTGCTTGGGAGGGGGTTAGGACAAATGATGCTATAGAGGAAAAGAATAATGACATGTCTAAGGCTTCTGGTAATGTGAATGGTGATGATCTGGAGTCAATTTTAAGACAAAAGGCTTTGGAGAATCTAAGAAGGTTCCGTGGAGGGTTCCTGGCAAATGCAATGAGTGCTGCTAATCAGAAAGATACAAGTGATGGTACTTTGAAGTCACCATCCAGTACAAAGGCTGAACTAAGTGAAATTGAGTCTCCCAAGGATGATGGTGCTCGAGATAAGAGAAATACTGCCAACTCTATGCAAAAAGATGAGAAGATTGTTGATGGAAAGAATGGTCACAATGAATTTGTTCCAGCTAAGAACAATGCTCATCTACCCAACCAGGAGGGTGTTGCTGGCAATGAAAAGGTTCGTATGAGTTTTGGCTCTGGTTTTAACAAACCAAGGTTGGTTAGATCAGCATTGAAGCGAGCATTATCAAATGCTACCACTGCTGCAGTGGAAATGCCTGCTTCACAGGTATCTAACAAGGCAAAACTGGTGAATTTGAGTAGAGTTGGTAAGCACGCAAGTGGCAATGATAAGAGTGACAAAGTTAACAATGCCTCCAGTGTTGCTTCTGCCAAGTCTTCATCTTGCCTTGTGCCTATAGGAGAAGATGTTGGCTTGAATAAATTGCAAGATGAAGGTAAGGAGGTTGCACAGTTGGAAAACAAGGCAGAATCTTCTGTGACACCATTGAACAGCAGTGGCCATGGTGGCACAGTTAATAATGCCTCAAGTTCTACTTCTGCTGAGCCTTCTtctcacctcacatctgcagcaACAGACAAAAGCTCAGATAAAGTGCAAGATGATTATAAGGATGGTTCACAATTGGAGCGGAAGACAATGTCTGTGATGCGGGGTGGGGAAATGGTACAG GTAAGCTACAAGGTCTACATCCCTAAAAGGGCTCCAGCTTTGACTAGGAGGCAACTCAAGCGATGA